In the Bacteroidales bacterium genome, TCGATATTTGCATGGATGATGCTATGCTCGATGCTGAAAAATCCATGGTGACGTTTTTAAATCTGATAGCGTCAGAGCCAGATATTGCTAAGGTTCCGGTGATGATTGATTCTTCGAAGTGGAATGTAATTGAAGCTGCTTTAAAATGTGTTCAGGGAAAATCAATAGTGAATTCCATCAGTTTGAAAGAAGGTGAAGAAGTTTTCAAACAACGTGCTTTGCACATTCACCAGATGGGAGCTGCTATGATTGTTATGGCTTTTGATGAAAAAGGTCAGGCTGAGACATACGAAAGAAAAATTCAGATTTGTGAACGTGCATATAAAATTTTGACCAACGAAGTTGGTGTGCCGCCACAGGATATTATTTTCGACCCGAATATCCTGTCAATAGGCACAGGCATTGAAGAGCATGATAATTATGCTGTGAATTATATCAATGCAGTGAAATGGATTAAAGAGAATTTACCATATTGTAAAGTTAGTGGTGGCGTTAGTAATCTTTCATTTTCATTCCGTGGAAACGACAGGGTACGCGAAGCAATGCATGCAGTTTTCTTATATCACGCTGTAAAAGCCGGGATGGATATGGGAATTGTAAACCCATCACAGCTCGAAGTTTATGATAACATTTCTGAAGATTTTTTGAAATTGACTGAAGACATTGTTTTGAATCGCATGAAAGACGCCACTGAGCGCTTGATTACATTTGCTGAAAATCTAAAATCAGTTTCGCAGAAAGAACAGAAAGTGTTGGAGTGGCGCAATAAATCACTTGATGAACGCATTCAATATTCAATTATAAAAGGCATTACAGAATTTGTAAATGATGATATCAATGAAGCATTACAAAAATACCCGGCTGCATTAAATATCGTGGAAGGACCGTTAATGAGCGGGATGAATCATGTTGGTGAATTATTTGGTTCTGGAAAAATGTTTCTTCCGCAAGTAGTGAAAAGCGCCAGGGTGATGAAACAGGCGGTAAGCATTCTGCTTCCTTATTTTGATAATGATAAAAAAAATGGGAAATCAAAAGCAGGAAAAATAGTTTTGGCAACAGTAAAAGGCGATGTGCACGATATTGGAAAAAATATTGCTGGTGTGGTTTTGGCTTGTAATAATTTTGAAGTGGTCGATTTAGGTGTGATGGTTCCTGCCGAAAAAATTCTTGAAGCTGCTAAAAATGAAAATGCCGACCTTGTTGGATTGAGTGGATTAATTACCCCATCGCTTGAAGAAATGGTGCACATCGCGCGTGAATTTGAAAAAGAAGGTTTAAATATTCCTTTGATAATTGGAGGCGCAACAACTTCTAAAGTGCATACTGCGCTTAGGATTGCAACAGAATATAGCCAGCCTGTGATTCATGTAAATGATGCATCGTATGGCGCAAGAGTAGCAGTAAACCTGATGTCGAAAAATTTACGTTCCGGTTTTGTTCAGCAGTTGCATGATGAATATGAACAGATAAAAACAGATTATTCAAATAAAGAAAAAGAAACATTAGTATCGCTGGAAGCAGCTCGCAGCAATAAGTTTAAAGCATTATTCAATAATGAAACGGTGAAAGCACCTGCTAAAAAAGGAATAACGGTTTTCGAAAATTTTGAACTGGAAAAACTTGTTCCTTATATTGATTGGACATTTTTCTTCCATCAGTGGAAGCTCAATGGAAAATATCCTGCAATATTAAATGATGCTGTTAAAGGCAAGGAAGCAAAACAATTATTTGATGATGCACAACACATGTTGAATGATATTGTAAAAAATAAATTGTTTGTTGCAAATGCAGCAGTGGCAATATATCCGGCTGCAAGCAGGGGAGATGATGTGATTGTTTTTTCGGATGAAAAACATCAAGATGAAATTGCAAAATTTTCTTTTTTACGTAACCAGCAGAAAAAAAATAATGAACCCAATTGTTGTCTTGCCGATTTTATTGCTCCCGCAGGTAGTGGCGTGAACGACCATTTAGGCATGTTCGCAGTTACCGCTGGTATTGGTGCTGATAATAAATACGAAGAGTTTATGAATAGCGGCGATGATTATTCTGCTTTTATGCTTCGTATTCTTGCCGACCGTTTTGCAGAAGCTTTTGCTGAATACCTGCATGAAGAAGTAAGAAAGAAAATTTGGGCATACAGCAAAAATGAAAAAAATAATATTGACGATCTTTTGCATGAGAAATATACCGGAATAAGACCGGCGCCGGGCTATCCCGCTTGTCCTGACCACAGCAGCAAGTTTGAAATTTTTAAATTGCTCGATGCCGAAAAAAATACAGGCATCACTTTAACCGAATCGGCAATGATGGTTCCTGCTGCATCTATTTGTGGCTGGTACTTTGCGCATCCGCAGGCAAAATATTTTAATGTTGGAAAAATTGATAAAACTCAACTCACCGATTTTGCAAAACGAAAAGGAATAACACTTAAAGAAGCCGAGAAATGGCTGGCTTCTGGGATTGCATATTAATGTTTGTTTCTTGAGAAATAAATATCCAAAATTACAGACACTGTTTGAAAAATTTGGAAAAAGCCAGACACTGTATGGCAAATCGGGAACGCGACAAAACAATGAAAACAAAAAGTAACTAAGCTATAAAAGAATCATAACCCATATGCCTTTTAAACGCATTTTTATTTTTATAATTTTTATCTCTACAGCTTATTGCGGTTTTGCTCAACAGGAATATATTCTTACATCGCCCAATAATATTAATTCAATAAAATTTTTTATACAAAACGGAAAACCCTGTTATACCGTTCAATTCCAAAAAGCATTGCTGCTCGATACTTCTGCATTGGGACTTCAGCTTAAAGAAACCGATCTGTCAACCAATATGGTAGTGGAAAAAATTGCGCAACGCAGTTTTAATGAAACATGGAAACCGGTTTGGGGAATTTCGGAAACCATAAAAAATAATTATAACGAACTTACCGTTTCGTTGTACAACAAGGAAACTAAAATTCCTTTGAAAATTATTTTCCGTGCCTTCGACGATGGAATTGCTTTTCGTTATGAGTTGCCTGCAAATAATAAATTCACGGATTTTATCGTAACCGAAGAATTGAGTTCATTCAATTTTGCTGATGATTTGGAATCGTGGAGTATTCCCGCTGATGTTTTTGCATACGAAGGTTTATATGTCAAAGCTCCTGTTTCCAAGCTTACGCATGTGAATACACCTATTACTTTTGAAGGAATCAACGGGAATTATTTTGCTATTCACGAAGCCGCTTTGTATGATTATTCGGAGATGACCTTGATGCGCGATAAAAAAAATATTAAACAACTGAATGCTTTTTTATGGACTGATTCCAATGCTTGTAAAGTTGCGGCATCGCTGCCTTTTGTTACACCATGGAGATATTTGCAAACCGCTGCTTCGCTTGAACAGCTGGTTACATCAGGCATTGAGCAAAACCTGAATGAGCCTTGCCGGATAGATGATGTAAGCTGGATAAAACCTATGAAGTTTGTTGGTATTTGGTGGTCTATGCATACAAAAGAAAAAACATGGTATGCCGGAGCTTCTCACGGCGCTAATACTATAGACACAAAAAAATATATTGACTTCGCCGCGAAACATAATATGGGTGGCGTACTTGCCGAAGGCTGGAATGAAGGCTGGGAAACATGGCAGTATGGAAAAATGAGTGTTCAGAATTATGTAAAACCGTATCCCGATTTTGATCTGGATGAAGTGGTAAAATATGGCAAATCAAAAAATGTGGAATTCATTTCACATTTCGAAACGGGCGGAAATATTCCAATGTTCGAGCAGCAAATCGATACTGCATTTGCTTTTCTTCATAAATTAAATATTGTTGCATTAAAAACAGGATATGCCGGAAGC is a window encoding:
- the metH gene encoding methionine synthase: MQKYYAPSYRGDANKKKKMKIEEIIKNKILVLDGAMGTMIQRYKLSEEEYRGQRFLSHSHNLKGCNDLLSITQPQVIRQIHDEYFAAGADIIETNTFTAQSVSLADYGLEKYSYEINLESAKIARSVADDYNKKETAKYRYVAGSIGPMNKTASISPDVNNPAYRAITFDEIVDSYSEQVEGLLDGNVDILLVETIFDTLNAKAALFAISNIFEKRKMSVPVMVSVTITDASGRTLSGQTLEAFLISVSHFPIFSIGLNCAFGAAQMKPYIEAISEKAPYYISLYPNAGLPNQFGGYDESAAEMVAIVEKYMGNGFVNIVGGCCGTTPEHIKLLSEKAKLYKPHIPVVADKITKLSGLEPVEFFEGCNFVNIGERTNVAGSRKFANLIKDKKFEEAISVARQQIEGGAQIIDICMDDAMLDAEKSMVTFLNLIASEPDIAKVPVMIDSSKWNVIEAALKCVQGKSIVNSISLKEGEEVFKQRALHIHQMGAAMIVMAFDEKGQAETYERKIQICERAYKILTNEVGVPPQDIIFDPNILSIGTGIEEHDNYAVNYINAVKWIKENLPYCKVSGGVSNLSFSFRGNDRVREAMHAVFLYHAVKAGMDMGIVNPSQLEVYDNISEDFLKLTEDIVLNRMKDATERLITFAENLKSVSQKEQKVLEWRNKSLDERIQYSIIKGITEFVNDDINEALQKYPAALNIVEGPLMSGMNHVGELFGSGKMFLPQVVKSARVMKQAVSILLPYFDNDKKNGKSKAGKIVLATVKGDVHDIGKNIAGVVLACNNFEVVDLGVMVPAEKILEAAKNENADLVGLSGLITPSLEEMVHIAREFEKEGLNIPLIIGGATTSKVHTALRIATEYSQPVIHVNDASYGARVAVNLMSKNLRSGFVQQLHDEYEQIKTDYSNKEKETLVSLEAARSNKFKALFNNETVKAPAKKGITVFENFELEKLVPYIDWTFFFHQWKLNGKYPAILNDAVKGKEAKQLFDDAQHMLNDIVKNKLFVANAAVAIYPAASRGDDVIVFSDEKHQDEIAKFSFLRNQQKKNNEPNCCLADFIAPAGSGVNDHLGMFAVTAGIGADNKYEEFMNSGDDYSAFMLRILADRFAEAFAEYLHEEVRKKIWAYSKNEKNNIDDLLHEKYTGIRPAPGYPACPDHSSKFEIFKLLDAEKNTGITLTESAMMVPAASICGWYFAHPQAKYFNVGKIDKTQLTDFAKRKGITLKEAEKWLASGIAY